A portion of the Colius striatus isolate bColStr4 chromosome 1, bColStr4.1.hap1, whole genome shotgun sequence genome contains these proteins:
- the PIANP gene encoding PILR alpha-associated neural protein, with protein MEPGACRMPPLFSCIHSLQLWHLLLLVSAVPPPGVWSLRSRGPAAPRPLCTRRSPSAPRPICIWDRTSLPERDSRLALPRQRGPTARGGELRHVVRLRRQAAGARPATPSGFEDGMPSSQYPWAIVWGPTVSDEDGGDTNSANPGFPPLGYTFVSPHGMATAQPNSHSLLHNAGLNLRETPATLRPFLFGPRGEGVDPQLYVTITISIIIVLVATGIIFKFCWDRNQKRRRHSGQQSSGRQQESQQPLTDLSPTTVSILGPYGDSLAPTPEAEESRQGQEGVAKLGGHGKSTAFQLNRIPLVNL; from the exons ATGGAACCCGGTGCCTG CAGGATGCCTCCGCTTTTCTCCTGCATCCactccctgcagctctggcatCTCCTCCTCCTGGTCTCCGCCGTACCTCCTCCCGGTGTCTGGTCTCTTCGTTCCagaggcccagcagcccctcgTCCTCTTTGCACCCGTCggagcccctcagccccacggcccATTTGCATCTGGGACAGGACCTCGCTGCCGGAGAGGGATTCTCGCTTGGCCCTGCCAAGGCAGCGGGGGCCGACAGCACGCGGGGGAGAGCTGCGGCACGTTGTGCGGTTGAGACGCCAGGCCGCGGGTGCCCGCCCGGCCACTCCCTCCGGCTTTGAGGACGGCATGCCCTCCTCCCAGTACCCCTGGGCTATTGTGTGGGGCCCTACTGTGTCAGATGAAGATGGAGGGGACACCAACTCGGCCAACCCAGGCTTCCCGCCACTGGGATACACCTTTGTCTCACCGCATGGGATGGCAACGGCGCAGCCCAACTCCCACTCGCTCCTGCACAATGCTGGGCTCAACCTGCGTGAGACCCCAGCCACCCTGCGGCCCTTCTTGTTTGGGCCCCGGGGGGAAG GTGTGGACCCCCAGTTGTACGTCACCATCACCATCTCCATCATCATTGTTCTGGTTGCCACTGGGATCATATTCAAGTTCTG CTGGGACCGTAATCAGAAACGCCGGCGTCACTCGGGGCAGCAGAGCagtgggaggcagcaggagagccAGCAGCCCCTCACGGACCTCTCTCCAACCACCGTCAGCATCCTGGGGCCCTACGgcgattccctggctcccacaCCTGAGGCAGAGGAGTCCAGGCAGGGCCAGGAGGGTGTGGCAAAACTGGGGGGCCACGGGAAGAGCACCGCCTTCCAGCTCAACCG AATCCCACTGGTGAACCTGTGA
- the COPS7A gene encoding COP9 signalosome complex subunit 7a, which yields MAAEGKVAGQSQEQFLLLAKAARGAALASLIHQVLEAPGIYVFGELLDMPAVRELADTEFSPVFRLLTIFAYGTYADYLAEAANLPALTEAQKNKLRHLSVVTLAAKIKCIPYSVLLEQLQLKNVRQLEDLVIEAVYADVLRGSLDQRNQRLEVDYSIGRDIRREELSTITRTLQEWCQGCEVVLSGIEEQVSRANQHKEQQLALKQQIESEVANLKKTIKVTTAAAAAATSQDPEQHLTELREPAPGTNQRQASKKTSKAKGLRGSAKIWSKSN from the exons ATGGCGGCCGAAGGGAAGGTGGCGGGGCAGAGCCAGGAGCAGttcctgctgctggccaaggcgGCCCGCGGCGCCGCCCTTGCCAGCCTCATCCACCAGGTGCTGGAGGCCCCGGGCATCTACGTCttcggggagctgctggacatgCCCGCCGTGCGGGAG TTGGCCGACACCGAGTTCTCGCCCGTCTTCCGCCTCCTCACCATCTTCGCCTACGGCACCTACGCGGATTACCTGG CTGAAGCAGCAAACCTCCCTGCCTTGACCGAGGCTCAGAAGAACAAGCTGAGGCACCTGTCGGTCGTCACTCTGGCAGCCAAGATCAAG TGCATCCCCTACTccgtgctgctggagcagctgcagctgaagaaCGTGCGGCAGCTGGAGGACCTGGTGATCGAGGCCGTGTATGCAGATGTGCTTCGGGGCAGCCTGGACCAGCGGAACCAACGCCTGGAGGTGGATTACAGCATTGGGAGGGACATCCGGAGGGAGGAGCTAAGCACCATCACCCGCACATTGCAGGAGTG GTGCCAGGGCTGCGAGGTGGTCCTGTCGGGCATTGAGGAGCAGGTCAGCCGGGCCAACCAGCACAAAGAGCAACAGCTGGCACTTAAGCAGCAGATAGAGAGCGAG GTGGCAAACCTGAAGAAGACCATCAAAGTAactacagcagctgctgcagcagctacaTCGCAAGACCCAGAGCAGCACCTAACGGAGCTGAGGGagccagcccctggcaccaaccaGCGCCAGGCCAGCAAGAAAACCTCCAAAGCCAAAGG GCTCCGGGGCAGCGCGAAGATTTGGTCTAAATCAAACTAG
- the MLF2 gene encoding myeloid leukemia factor 2 isoform X2 translates to MFRLMRDGEPEDPMFAMDPFAIHRQHMNRMLSGSFGFGPLLGITDGTTPGARQAGRRMQSWQAGAVSPFGMLGMAGGFIDMFGMMNDMIGNMEHMTNGANCQTFTSSTVISYSNLGDGPKVYQETSEMRSAPGGIRETRRTVRDSDSGLEQMSIGHHIRERAHIMQRSRNHRTGDQEERQDYINMDESDAAAFNDEWRRETSRFRPQRGLDYRRHEGSAGGRRAEGTRLAIQGPEDSPSRQSRRYRQ, encoded by the exons ATGTTCCGGCTGATGAGGGACGGCGAACCGGAGGACCCCATGTTTGCCAT GGACCCGTTTGCCATCCACCGGCAGCACATGAACCGCATGCTTTCAGGAAGCTTTGGGTTTGGCCCGCTCCTCGGCATCACGGATGGCACCACGCCTGGGGCTCGCCAGGCTGGACGCAGGATGCAG tcctggcaggcaggagctgtTTCACCCTTTGGGATGCTTGGCATG gCAGGTGGCTTTATAGATATGTTTGGGATGATGAACGACATGATTGGAAACATG GAGCACATGACAAATGGTGCTAACTGCCAGACATTTACTTCCTCAACTGTCATCTCCTATTCCAACCTGGGTGATGGGCCCAAAGTCTATCAGGAGACCTCAGAGATGCGTTCAGCACCCGGTGGG ATCCGTGAGACCAGGCGGACCGTAAGGGACTCGGACAGCGGCCTGGAACAGATGTCCATCGGGCACCACATCCGGGAGCGGGCCCACATCATGCAGCGCTCCCGGAACCACCGCACGGGCGACCAGGAGGAGAGGCAGGACTACATCAACATGGATGAAA GTGACGCGGCTGCATTCAACGATGAGTGGAGGCGGGAGACGTCACGCTTCCGGCCGCAGCGGGGGCTGGATTACCGACGCCATGAGGGCAGCGCCGGCGGCCGGCGGGCCGAAGGGACTCGTCTGGCCATCCAGGGTCCCGAGGATTCTCCTTCCAGACAGTCCCGTCG GTACAGACAGTGA
- the MLF2 gene encoding myeloid leukemia factor 2 isoform X3 gives MFRLMRDGEPEDPMFAMDPFAIHRQHMNRMLSGSFGFGPLLGITDGTTPGARQAGRRMQAGAVSPFGMLGMAGGFIDMFGMMNDMIGNMEHMTNGANCQTFTSSTVISYSNLGDGPKVYQETSEMRSAPGGIRETRRTVRDSDSGLEQMSIGHHIRERAHIMQRSRNHRTGDQEERQDYINMDESDAAAFNDEWRRETSRFRPQRGLDYRRHEGSAGGRRAEGTRLAIQGPEDSPSRQSRRYDW, from the exons ATGTTCCGGCTGATGAGGGACGGCGAACCGGAGGACCCCATGTTTGCCAT GGACCCGTTTGCCATCCACCGGCAGCACATGAACCGCATGCTTTCAGGAAGCTTTGGGTTTGGCCCGCTCCTCGGCATCACGGATGGCACCACGCCTGGGGCTCGCCAGGCTGGACGCAGGATGCAG gcaggagctgtTTCACCCTTTGGGATGCTTGGCATG gCAGGTGGCTTTATAGATATGTTTGGGATGATGAACGACATGATTGGAAACATG GAGCACATGACAAATGGTGCTAACTGCCAGACATTTACTTCCTCAACTGTCATCTCCTATTCCAACCTGGGTGATGGGCCCAAAGTCTATCAGGAGACCTCAGAGATGCGTTCAGCACCCGGTGGG ATCCGTGAGACCAGGCGGACCGTAAGGGACTCGGACAGCGGCCTGGAACAGATGTCCATCGGGCACCACATCCGGGAGCGGGCCCACATCATGCAGCGCTCCCGGAACCACCGCACGGGCGACCAGGAGGAGAGGCAGGACTACATCAACATGGATGAAA GTGACGCGGCTGCATTCAACGATGAGTGGAGGCGGGAGACGTCACGCTTCCGGCCGCAGCGGGGGCTGGATTACCGACGCCATGAGGGCAGCGCCGGCGGCCGGCGGGCCGAAGGGACTCGTCTGGCCATCCAGGGTCCCGAGGATTCTCCTTCCAGACAGTCCCGTCGGTATGACTGGTGA
- the MLF2 gene encoding myeloid leukemia factor 2 isoform X1: MFRLMRDGEPEDPMFAMDPFAIHRQHMNRMLSGSFGFGPLLGITDGTTPGARQAGRRMQSWQAGAVSPFGMLGMAGGFIDMFGMMNDMIGNMEHMTNGANCQTFTSSTVISYSNLGDGPKVYQETSEMRSAPGGIRETRRTVRDSDSGLEQMSIGHHIRERAHIMQRSRNHRTGDQEERQDYINMDESDAAAFNDEWRRETSRFRPQRGLDYRRHEGSAGGRRAEGTRLAIQGPEDSPSRQSRRYDW; the protein is encoded by the exons ATGTTCCGGCTGATGAGGGACGGCGAACCGGAGGACCCCATGTTTGCCAT GGACCCGTTTGCCATCCACCGGCAGCACATGAACCGCATGCTTTCAGGAAGCTTTGGGTTTGGCCCGCTCCTCGGCATCACGGATGGCACCACGCCTGGGGCTCGCCAGGCTGGACGCAGGATGCAG tcctggcaggcaggagctgtTTCACCCTTTGGGATGCTTGGCATG gCAGGTGGCTTTATAGATATGTTTGGGATGATGAACGACATGATTGGAAACATG GAGCACATGACAAATGGTGCTAACTGCCAGACATTTACTTCCTCAACTGTCATCTCCTATTCCAACCTGGGTGATGGGCCCAAAGTCTATCAGGAGACCTCAGAGATGCGTTCAGCACCCGGTGGG ATCCGTGAGACCAGGCGGACCGTAAGGGACTCGGACAGCGGCCTGGAACAGATGTCCATCGGGCACCACATCCGGGAGCGGGCCCACATCATGCAGCGCTCCCGGAACCACCGCACGGGCGACCAGGAGGAGAGGCAGGACTACATCAACATGGATGAAA GTGACGCGGCTGCATTCAACGATGAGTGGAGGCGGGAGACGTCACGCTTCCGGCCGCAGCGGGGGCTGGATTACCGACGCCATGAGGGCAGCGCCGGCGGCCGGCGGGCCGAAGGGACTCGTCTGGCCATCCAGGGTCCCGAGGATTCTCCTTCCAGACAGTCCCGTCGGTATGACTGGTGA